One Aureibacillus halotolerans genomic window, CCGAGTTCGGCTCACTCATGCTTGCGCGGGTTGAGGAAATGTTAACAATTCGACCTCCGTGAGACATTCGTTTGGCTGCTTCACGAGCGCATAAAAAGCTGCCACGAAGATTTGTGTTTACCACTATGTCCCAATCCTTTACACTAAGCTCAGTTGGCGGAACCCAACGACCAATGCCTGCATTGTTAATTAATACATCAATGCGTTTGTGGGCTCGTGCCACCGAGTTAAAAAAGGAATGCACCTCCTCCGGTTCACTAATGTCGACCTTGTAGGTATGCACGTTTTCCCGGCGATTGAGGTCTGCGAGGAGATCTTCATCGTGATCTACTCCAATGACTGTATAGTTTTCTTTGACATAGGCTTCTAAGATGGCACGACCAATGCCCTGGCCAACACCAGTAATGACGACATTTTGCTGTTCCATGCTTGTCCTCCATTTTTGTATTTTTTACAGACGTTTTTTTGAAACTTATCGTTCATTCATTACGTCTAATTGTGCATAGATTGGAAAAACATCGCAAGAATTGGCTCTCTTTTCATTAGAGATTTGACGCTAATCAACGTTGCATTTAACTACGTAAATTACATTGAAATGTCTTTCCTAAAAGGTGGTCCTGTGTCCTATATCCTTATTTTTGCTGTTACGGTTTTCGCCATTCTATTTTGCATCATTCATTTCATCGTTAATCTTGAGGATCCCCCGAGTTGGAAGCAACAGGTATGGCTCGTTCCCACATTTACGTTTGCGGCATTTGTTCCTCTTGCAATAGTTTTTGCGATTTTTGGTTTAATGGTTTGGGCGATTGTCCATTGGTCGCTTGATCAAGGTGCGCTTACTTTTTTAAATGGAACGATGTCGATTCAAAAGTTTGTCGTTCTTCTTATGGGATTCCTACTTCTTTGTGAAATCGTGCTTCATCCGATTTTCTACGCTTTATCGACAGCCGTCGCACGCAGAAAGCTTCGTAAGGTTGAGAAAAACATCATTAGCATCATTACCGATACTGTGGTGATCTATATTGTTCTAGATATGCTGCCCTCTGTGGAATTTTCCGGGTGGGTCAGTGCGCTGTTCCTAGCCATCATGTGTCAAATTGCCGGGTGGATGATCGAGGGCGTTATTCTTCTAATAGGCAAAAAAAAGCCACTCGCTAAATAACAAGTGACCAAATACATAAAGCTGCATAAAAACATTTGTCATTCGAGACACGAAGTTTCAGGTTGTGTGAAAACACTTGTCTTTTCAAAGCACGAAGCCTTGGGAGGCACGGAGTTGCCTTTTGGGCAATGAGCACCNNNNNNNNNNNNNNNNNNNNNNNNNNNNNNNNNNNNNNNNNNNNNNNNNNNNNNNNNNNNNNNNNNNNNNNNNNNNNNNNNNNNNNNNNNNNNNNNNNCCGGACAAGGCAACGTAACAAAGAAAGCGAGCGTTTGTCACCAAGTGAAAGCAGGCTGAGTGAAAACGCTTGTCTTTCAAGGCACGAAGCCTTGGGCGGCGCGGAGTTGCCTTTGGGGCAATGAGCACCGGACAAGGCAACGTAACAAAGAAAGCGAGCGTTTGTCACCAAGTGAAAGCAGGCTGAGTGAAAACGCTTGTCTTTCAAGGCACGAAGCCTTGGGTGGCGCGGAGTTGCCTTTGGGGCAATGAGCACCGGACAAGGCAACGTAACAAAGAAAGCGAGCGTTTGTCACCAGCCTGTTATTGGAACCATGACGCAATGGACCTAAAAAGGTTAGCTAAGAAATTAAATATGGAAACAAAAAACGCTTTGACTTGTTCCCAAAAATTCTGCCCTTCCTCTGAATTGATAAAATCTGTCCATTTGTCCTTTGCCTGATCAATCTGTTGCCCGAGCTCGTCCCAATTGATGTTAAGGTCCTT contains:
- a CDS encoding SDR family NAD(P)-dependent oxidoreductase, whose amino-acid sequence is MEQQNVVITGVGQGIGRAILEAYVKENYTVIGVDHDEDLLADLNRRENVHTYKVDISEPEEVHSFFNSVARAHKRIDVLINNAGIGRWVPPTELSVKDWDIVVNTNLRGSFLCAREAAKRMSHGGRIVNISSTRASMSEPNSEAYAASKAGLLGLTHSLAASLAAKKITVNAISPGWIETGDYAKLRDVDHLQHFSGRVGMPEDIARACLFLTDPANQFITGENIVIDGGMTRKMIYEH